A stretch of Brachyhypopomus gauderio isolate BG-103 chromosome 3, BGAUD_0.2, whole genome shotgun sequence DNA encodes these proteins:
- the foxj1b gene encoding forkhead box protein J1-B, giving the protein MPVLTSPEIANKFKEKWMMLHPEDQDNVSGSVNFDDSLTSLHWLQNFSILSANPERSPSFGCHPQQVFHLKSHLGGTDSPSSPPAGDTAAIGMPQTPGNPTTSCSHFANASSYAQQVGLYGHNGTTQSNLNEEIDYKTNPHVKPPYSYATLICMAMQASKKTKITLSAIYNWITENFCYYRHAEPSWQNSIRHNLSLNKCFMKVPRQKDEPGKGGFWMIDPQYADMFVNGVFKRRRMPATNFSAQRQSRLLPSCASHGPQSRGQLARTAHSRDSSVGTKRKQPLPKRGGKPGRSSQSPLLASQIRTSDVLRGDFDLASVFDDVLGGNGSTFEDLDINTALSSLGCEMEAASHNQHAPTVPKWYSSEDEQACAYLEMNGMMGCSVEDLQQQQLQTHPQYYEGMALFSDQVQQHHPWDIKEEAQPIPLSLDQGYSLCEGFFSEMPLWERGESFL; this is encoded by the exons ATGCCAGTGTTAACGAGTCCTGAGATTGCAAATAAATTTAAAGAGAAATGGATGATGCTTCATCCAGAGGACCAGGACAACGTCAGCGGTTCCGTTAACTTTGACGACAGCCTGACGAGTCTGCATTGGCTTCAAAACTTTTCCATCCTCAGTGCCAACCCAGAGAGATCCCCCAGCTTCGGCTGTCATCCGCAACAGGTCTTTCACCTCAAGAGTCATCTGGGGGGCACCGACTCTCCCTCCAGTCCACCTGCCGGTGACACCGCTGCCATAGGGATGCCCCAGACTCCGGGGAACCCCACAACGTCCTGCAGTCATTTTGCCAACGCCAGTTCTTATGCCCAACAGGTGGGACTCTATGGGCATAACGGAACGACGCAAAGTAATCTAAACGAGGAGATAGATTATAAAACCAACCCTCACGTGAAACCTCCTTATTCATATGCTACGTTAATTTGCATGGCAATGCAAGCCAGTAAGAAGACTAAAATCACCCTCTCCGCCATATACAACTGGATCACGGAGAACTTCTGTTACTACAGACACGCAGAACCGAGCTGGCAG AATTCAATCCGCCACAACCTGTCCCTGAACAAGTGCTTCATGAAGGTTCCCAGGCAGAAAGATGAACCTGGGAAGGGGGGATTCTGGATGATTGACCCCCAGTATGCCGACATGTTCGTCAATGGCGTCTTCAAACGGAGGCGAATGCCTGCCACAAACTTCAGCGCACAGAGACAAAGCAGGCTGCTGCCCTCGTGCGCCTCTCACGGCCCTCAGTCACGTGGCCAGCTGGCGCGAACGGCTCACTCGCGCGATTCCTCGGTAGGGACGAAGCGCAAGCAGCCTCTCCCCAAGCGAGGCGGCAAGCCGGGTCGCTCATCCCAGTCGCCCCTGCTGGCGAGCCAGATCAGAACCTCGGACGTGCTCCGGGGTGACTTCGACCTGGCTTCCGTGTTCGACGACGTCCTCGGAGGCAACGGCAGCACGTTCGAGGACCTGGATATCAACACAGCCCTGAGCTCGCTCGGGTGCGAGATGGAAGCAGCGTCTCACAACCAGCACGCACCCACCGTGCCCAAATGGTACAGCAGCGAGGACGAGCAGGCGTGCGCCTACCTGGAGATGAAcggcatgatgggatgcagcgTGGAGGATCTGCAGCAGCAACAGCTGCAGACCCATCCTCAATATTACGAGGGAATggctctgttctcagatcaggtCCAGCAGCACCACCCATGGGACATTAAAGAGGAGGCCCAGCCCATTCCACTGTCTCTGGATCAAGGCTACAGCCTGTGTGAAGGATTCTTCTCAGAGATGCCCCTGTGGGAGAGGGGAGAGTCGTTCCTGTGA
- the mgrn1a gene encoding putative E3 ubiquitin-protein ligase MGRN1 isoform X3 translates to MGGEKFDMPHPEGYLFGENMDLNFLGNRPVQFPYVTPAPHEPVKTLRSLVNIRKDSLRLVRYKDDADSNSEETGNARALYGVEFCFDTDARVAITVYCQAFEEFSNGMAVYTPKTPAMVSERIHYKRGINQQFSLPSFKIDFSKWKPEELNLDLDRGVFPLVIQAVVDDGDDVIGHAHVLLAAFEKHMDGSFSVKPLKQKQTVDRVSYLLQEIYGIENKNNQEIKSSDDENSDNSSECVVCLSDLRDTLILPCRHLCLCNACADTLRYQANNCPICRLPFRALLQIRAVRRKSATMRPSVSFSPVLSQSSDHTENLNSEYIPPGYEPVSLLEALNGAQPVSPTLPSAPLYEEIQFSGDMSDPLNPSRRAAERSPDAAPGRKGSQSPDGSAHSPSAPVQEEVEKEKVAELPEAQPRPGLPYSPAPSEATADPVASEPGSPSTEGGPLGVSVSENLQDCHSARSSLSRSESEPSADLALPGSSGSTESLKSQSTSSSRQPLLCLPSSSLTVEDEHLSP, encoded by the exons ATGGGAGGGGAAAAATTTGACATGCCCCACCCTGAGGGATATCTGTTTGGAGAAAATATGGATTTGAATTTCCTAGGGAACCGGCCTGTTCAG TTTCCCTATGTGACGCCTGCACCTCATGAGCCTGTGAAGACTCTCAGGAGTCTTGTGAACATCCGGAAAGACTCTTTACGGCTTGTCAG GTACAAAGATGATGCTGACAGCAACTCTGAAGAGACAGGAAATGCCAGAGCCTTGTATGGTGTGGAGTTCTGTTTCGACACCGATGCCAGAGTAGCCATCACGGTGTACTGTCAGGCCTTCGAAGAGTTCTCTAACGGAATGGCAGT GTATACTCCTAAGACGCCAGCAATGGTGTCTGAAAGAATCCATTATAAGAGAGGGATTAATCAGCAGTTCTCACTGCCGTCCTTCAAGATTGATTTCAGTAAATGGAAGCCAGAAGAG CTGAACTTGGATCTGGACAGAGGTGTGTTCCCACTGGTGATCCAGGCAGTCGTCGATGATGGGGATG ATGTCATTGGACATGCTCATGTCCTCTTAGCAGCATTTGAAAAG CATATGGATGGCAGTTTTTCAGTGAAGCCTTTAAAGCAGAAACAAACA GTGGATCGTGTGAGCTACCTTCTGCAGGAGATTTACGGCATCGAGAACAAGAACAATCAGGAGATAAAG TCTTCAGACGATGAGAACAGTGACAacagcagtgagtgtgtggtgtgtctgtccGACCTGCGGGACACACTCATCCTCCCGTGCAGGCACCTGTGTCTCTGCAATGCGTGTGCCGACACACTGCGTTACCAGGCCAACAACTGCCCTATCTGTCGCCTGC CCTTCCGAGCCCTGCTCCAGATCCGTGCAGTGAGGAGGAAATCGGCCACCATGCGTCCTTCCGTCTCCTTCAGTCCAGTGCTCTCTCAGAGCTCAGACCACACGGAAAACTTG AACTCCGAGTACATCCCCCCAGGGTACGAGCCAGTGTCCTTGCTGGAGGCCCTCAACGGAGCACAGCCCGTGTCGCCAaccctcccctctgcccccctCTATGAGGAGATCCAGTTCTCAGGTGACATGAGTGATCCGCTGAACCCAAGCAGACGTGCGGCTGAGCGCAGTCCCGACGCTGCACCAGGGAGAAAAGGCAGCCAGTCACCAGACGG GTCCGCACACTCGCCTTCTGCTCCTGttcaggaggaggtggaaaaggaGAAGGTGGCTGAGCTGCCAGAGGCCCAGCCACGCCCAGGCCTGCCctatagccccgccccctctgag GCCACAGCTGATCCGGTAGCCTCTGAACCCGGCTCTCCCAGCACAG AGGGTGGGCCCCTGGGCGTGTCCGTGAGTGAGAACCTGCAGGACTGCCACAGTGCCCGCAGCAGCCTGAGCCGCAGTGAGAGCGAACCGTCGGCAGACCTCGCCCTGCCTG GGTCGTCCGGATCCACCGAGAGTCTGAAGAGCCagagcaccagcagctccagaCAGCCCCTGCTCTGTCTCCCAAGCAGCAGCCTGACCGTGGAGGACGAGCATCTCAGCCCGTAG
- the mgrn1a gene encoding putative E3 ubiquitin-protein ligase MGRN1 isoform X1 yields MGSILSRRIAGVEDIDIQANSAYRYPPKSGNYFTSHFFMGGEKFDMPHPEGYLFGENMDLNFLGNRPVQFPYVTPAPHEPVKTLRSLVNIRKDSLRLVRYKDDADSNSEETGNARALYGVEFCFDTDARVAITVYCQAFEEFSNGMAVYTPKTPAMVSERIHYKRGINQQFSLPSFKIDFSKWKPEELNLDLDRGVFPLVIQAVVDDGDDVIGHAHVLLAAFEKHMDGSFSVKPLKQKQTVDRVSYLLQEIYGIENKNNQEIKSSDDENSDNSSECVVCLSDLRDTLILPCRHLCLCNACADTLRYQANNCPICRLPFRALLQIRAVRRKSATMRPSVSFSPVLSQSSDHTENLNSEYIPPGYEPVSLLEALNGAQPVSPTLPSAPLYEEIQFSGDMSDPLNPSRRAAERSPDAAPGRKGSQSPDGSAHSPSAPVQEEVEKEKVAELPEAQPRPGLPYSPAPSEATADPVASEPGSPSTEGGPLGVSVSENLQDCHSARSSLSRSESEPSADLALPGSSGSTESLKSQSTSSSRQPLLCLPSSSLTVEDEHLSP; encoded by the exons ATGGGTTCAATACTTAGCCGAAGAATTGCTGGAGTTGAAGACATCGATATTCAAGCCAATTCTGCGTACAGATATCCCCCTAAATCAG GAAATTATTTCACCAGTCATTTTTTCATGGGAGGGGAAAAATTTGACATGCCCCACCCTGAGGGATATCTGTTTGGAGAAAATATGGATTTGAATTTCCTAGGGAACCGGCCTGTTCAG TTTCCCTATGTGACGCCTGCACCTCATGAGCCTGTGAAGACTCTCAGGAGTCTTGTGAACATCCGGAAAGACTCTTTACGGCTTGTCAG GTACAAAGATGATGCTGACAGCAACTCTGAAGAGACAGGAAATGCCAGAGCCTTGTATGGTGTGGAGTTCTGTTTCGACACCGATGCCAGAGTAGCCATCACGGTGTACTGTCAGGCCTTCGAAGAGTTCTCTAACGGAATGGCAGT GTATACTCCTAAGACGCCAGCAATGGTGTCTGAAAGAATCCATTATAAGAGAGGGATTAATCAGCAGTTCTCACTGCCGTCCTTCAAGATTGATTTCAGTAAATGGAAGCCAGAAGAG CTGAACTTGGATCTGGACAGAGGTGTGTTCCCACTGGTGATCCAGGCAGTCGTCGATGATGGGGATG ATGTCATTGGACATGCTCATGTCCTCTTAGCAGCATTTGAAAAG CATATGGATGGCAGTTTTTCAGTGAAGCCTTTAAAGCAGAAACAAACA GTGGATCGTGTGAGCTACCTTCTGCAGGAGATTTACGGCATCGAGAACAAGAACAATCAGGAGATAAAG TCTTCAGACGATGAGAACAGTGACAacagcagtgagtgtgtggtgtgtctgtccGACCTGCGGGACACACTCATCCTCCCGTGCAGGCACCTGTGTCTCTGCAATGCGTGTGCCGACACACTGCGTTACCAGGCCAACAACTGCCCTATCTGTCGCCTGC CCTTCCGAGCCCTGCTCCAGATCCGTGCAGTGAGGAGGAAATCGGCCACCATGCGTCCTTCCGTCTCCTTCAGTCCAGTGCTCTCTCAGAGCTCAGACCACACGGAAAACTTG AACTCCGAGTACATCCCCCCAGGGTACGAGCCAGTGTCCTTGCTGGAGGCCCTCAACGGAGCACAGCCCGTGTCGCCAaccctcccctctgcccccctCTATGAGGAGATCCAGTTCTCAGGTGACATGAGTGATCCGCTGAACCCAAGCAGACGTGCGGCTGAGCGCAGTCCCGACGCTGCACCAGGGAGAAAAGGCAGCCAGTCACCAGACGG GTCCGCACACTCGCCTTCTGCTCCTGttcaggaggaggtggaaaaggaGAAGGTGGCTGAGCTGCCAGAGGCCCAGCCACGCCCAGGCCTGCCctatagccccgccccctctgag GCCACAGCTGATCCGGTAGCCTCTGAACCCGGCTCTCCCAGCACAG AGGGTGGGCCCCTGGGCGTGTCCGTGAGTGAGAACCTGCAGGACTGCCACAGTGCCCGCAGCAGCCTGAGCCGCAGTGAGAGCGAACCGTCGGCAGACCTCGCCCTGCCTG GGTCGTCCGGATCCACCGAGAGTCTGAAGAGCCagagcaccagcagctccagaCAGCCCCTGCTCTGTCTCCCAAGCAGCAGCCTGACCGTGGAGGACGAGCATCTCAGCCCGTAG
- the mgrn1a gene encoding putative E3 ubiquitin-protein ligase MGRN1 isoform X2 — translation MGSILSRRIAGVEDIDIQANSAYRYPPKSGNYFTSHFFMGGEKFDMPHPEGYLFGENMDLNFLGNRPVQFPYVTPAPHEPVKTLRSLVNIRKDSLRLVRYKDDADSNSEETGNARALYGVEFCFDTDARVAITVYCQAFEEFSNGMAVYTPKTPAMVSERIHYKRGINQQFSLPSFKIDFSKWKPEELNLDLDRGVFPLVIQAVVDDGDDVIGHAHVLLAAFEKHMDGSFSVKPLKQKQTVDRVSYLLQEIYGIENKNNQEIKSSDDENSDNSSECVVCLSDLRDTLILPCRHLCLCNACADTLRYQANNCPICRLPFRALLQIRAVRRKSATMRPSVSFSPVLSQSSDHTENLNSEYIPPGYEPVSLLEALNGAQPVSPTLPSAPLYEEIQFSGDMSDPLNPSRRAAERSPDAAPGRKGSQSPDGSAHSPSAPVQEEVEKEKVAELPEAQPRPGLPYSPAPSEATADPVASEPGSPSTEGGPLGVSVSENLQDCHSARSSLSRSESEPSADLALPASESWSTAVEEC, via the exons ATGGGTTCAATACTTAGCCGAAGAATTGCTGGAGTTGAAGACATCGATATTCAAGCCAATTCTGCGTACAGATATCCCCCTAAATCAG GAAATTATTTCACCAGTCATTTTTTCATGGGAGGGGAAAAATTTGACATGCCCCACCCTGAGGGATATCTGTTTGGAGAAAATATGGATTTGAATTTCCTAGGGAACCGGCCTGTTCAG TTTCCCTATGTGACGCCTGCACCTCATGAGCCTGTGAAGACTCTCAGGAGTCTTGTGAACATCCGGAAAGACTCTTTACGGCTTGTCAG GTACAAAGATGATGCTGACAGCAACTCTGAAGAGACAGGAAATGCCAGAGCCTTGTATGGTGTGGAGTTCTGTTTCGACACCGATGCCAGAGTAGCCATCACGGTGTACTGTCAGGCCTTCGAAGAGTTCTCTAACGGAATGGCAGT GTATACTCCTAAGACGCCAGCAATGGTGTCTGAAAGAATCCATTATAAGAGAGGGATTAATCAGCAGTTCTCACTGCCGTCCTTCAAGATTGATTTCAGTAAATGGAAGCCAGAAGAG CTGAACTTGGATCTGGACAGAGGTGTGTTCCCACTGGTGATCCAGGCAGTCGTCGATGATGGGGATG ATGTCATTGGACATGCTCATGTCCTCTTAGCAGCATTTGAAAAG CATATGGATGGCAGTTTTTCAGTGAAGCCTTTAAAGCAGAAACAAACA GTGGATCGTGTGAGCTACCTTCTGCAGGAGATTTACGGCATCGAGAACAAGAACAATCAGGAGATAAAG TCTTCAGACGATGAGAACAGTGACAacagcagtgagtgtgtggtgtgtctgtccGACCTGCGGGACACACTCATCCTCCCGTGCAGGCACCTGTGTCTCTGCAATGCGTGTGCCGACACACTGCGTTACCAGGCCAACAACTGCCCTATCTGTCGCCTGC CCTTCCGAGCCCTGCTCCAGATCCGTGCAGTGAGGAGGAAATCGGCCACCATGCGTCCTTCCGTCTCCTTCAGTCCAGTGCTCTCTCAGAGCTCAGACCACACGGAAAACTTG AACTCCGAGTACATCCCCCCAGGGTACGAGCCAGTGTCCTTGCTGGAGGCCCTCAACGGAGCACAGCCCGTGTCGCCAaccctcccctctgcccccctCTATGAGGAGATCCAGTTCTCAGGTGACATGAGTGATCCGCTGAACCCAAGCAGACGTGCGGCTGAGCGCAGTCCCGACGCTGCACCAGGGAGAAAAGGCAGCCAGTCACCAGACGG GTCCGCACACTCGCCTTCTGCTCCTGttcaggaggaggtggaaaaggaGAAGGTGGCTGAGCTGCCAGAGGCCCAGCCACGCCCAGGCCTGCCctatagccccgccccctctgag GCCACAGCTGATCCGGTAGCCTCTGAACCCGGCTCTCCCAGCACAG AGGGTGGGCCCCTGGGCGTGTCCGTGAGTGAGAACCTGCAGGACTGCCACAGTGCCCGCAGCAGCCTGAGCCGCAGTGAGAGCGAACCGTCGGCAGACCTCGCCCTGCCTG CCTCTGAGTCGTGGTCTACTGCCGTGGAGGAATGTTGA